ACGCAGGGTGCAGCTCCTGCGCCAGGTCATCGAGCCGATCGGGGGGAGCCGGATCGACTGGAAGATCATCATGGAGATCTCCACCCGGATGGGAAGGCCCATGACCTATAAGAACACGGCGGAGATCATGGACGAGATCGCCTCGCTCACTCCCATCTACGGCGGGATTTCCCACGAACGCCTGCAGAAGGGAGGGCTCCAGTGGCCCTGCCCGGACAAGAATCATCCGGGGACGCCTTATCTGCACAAGGATAAATTCAGCCGGGGCAAGGGCTTCTTCTACCCCGTGGATTATCACCCCCCATCCGAACTTCCGGACCCGGAGTATCCCTTCCTGCTGACCACGGGCCGGATGCTTTCGCACTACCATACCGGGAGCATGACCCGCAGGGTCAAAGGGCTGAACGAGATCTGCCCCGAGGGGTTTATGGAAATCCACCCCAAGGACGCGCGCAGTCTGGATATCGCCGACGGGGAAATGGTCCGTGTCTCTTCCCGAAGGGGGGCCATCACGGTCCGGGCCAAGGTGACCCGGAAAGTTCCGCCCCAGGTGGTCTATATGAATTTCCATTTTTCGGAATCGCCGGCCAACCGGCTGACCATCGCGGCCCTGGATCCCATGTCCGGGATCGCCGAGGCCAAGGTCTGCGCCGTCCGGATTGAGAAGCGGAAGCTTCAAGAGACGGCGGTGTAACAAAAGGAGGGCGCCATGCTGCAGAAAGATATACTCCGAGTCAATCCGCTTTTCGAGGATCTGACCGATGACGACCTGGACAAGGTCATTGAGGTGATCCAGCAAAAGGAGTTTTCCGCCGGATGCGAGATCTTTGACGAATCCATGCCGGGACGGGAACTCTATATCATTCTCAAAGGAAAAGTCCGCATCATGAAGGCGACGCGGGAAGGAGAACGCCAGACCCTGAGTGTACTGAAGCCCGGGAATTTCTTTGGCGAGCTCTCCCTGCTGGACGGCCGCAAACATTCTGCGATGGCAGAGGCCGATGAAGCATCCACACTTCTCGTGATCACGAGGCAGGCCCTGGCCCAGATCGAGAAAAACCATCCCGCGGTGGCCCTGAAGGTGATCAAGAACATGGCCTTGAAGATCAGCGGCATCCTCCGCGAGATGAACGAAAAGTTTATGGAGATGGTGAATTATATGTGGTAGAGGGCGTGAGGAAGGGTCCAAGGGGCCGAGGGTTCAAGGGGTCAAGTGAACCACTCGAACCACTTGAACCCTTGAACCCTGGACCCCTCGACCCCTTGAATCCTTTTTAAGGGTTGTTAATGCTCTGTAACGGGCTTTGTAGTCTATAGGATTTCATCAACATAATATTGAGGAGGAAATATTTATGGCATTGGATCCCAAGAAGCACGCGGACTGGCAGATCGCCGAGGATGCGGAAACAAGAATGAAGACGGTCTATCAGCTGGCGGATGAGCTGGGCCTGGAGAAGGAGGAACTGCTTCCCCATGGCCACTATGTGGCCAAGGTGGATTTTTCAAAGTTATTAAAGCGGATTGCCGACCGGCCGGACGGCAAATATATCGATGTCACGGCCATTACGCCGACACCGCTGGGGGAAGGGAAGTCCACCTCGACCATGGGGTTGACCCAGGGACTCGGCATGAGGGGAAAGAAGGTCACGGCGGCGATCCGGCAGCCATCGGGCGGTCCGACCATGAACATCAAGGGATCGGCCGCGGGCGGCGGTCTCTCCCAGTGTATCCCGCTCACCCCCTTCTCCCTGGGTCTGACAGGCGACATCAATGCCATCATGAATGCCCACAACCTGGCCATGGTCGCCCTCACCTCGAGGATGCAGCATGAGTTCAACTACGGCGACAAGGAACTGACCAAGCGTAAGCTGACGCGTCTGAACATCGATCCGAACAACGTGGAGATGGGATGGATCATGGATTTCTGCGCCCAGTCCCTCCGCAATATCATCATCGGGATCGGCGGCAAGATGGACGGCTTCATGATGCGCTCCAAGTTCGGGATCGCCGTCTCGTCCGAGATCATGGCGATCCTGGCCGTGTCCACGGATCTCAAGGACATGCGGGAGAGGATGGGCCGGATCGTGGTCGCCTACAACAAGAAGGGAGATCCCGTGACCACGACGGACCTGGAGGTGGCCGGCGCCATGACCGCCTGGATGGTGGAAGCGCTGAATCCTAACCTGCTTCAGACCATCGAAGGGCAGCCCGTTTTCGTTCATGCCGGGCCCTTTGCCAACATCGCCATCGGTCAGTCCTCGATCATTGCCGACCGGATCGGTCTGAAACTGAGTGAATACCACGTGACGGAATCGGGTTTCGGCGCCGACATCGGTTTCGAGAAGTTCTGGAACCTCAAGTGCCGCTTCTCCGGACTCAAACCCCACACGGCCGTGATCGTGGCCACCATCCGGGCCCTGAAATGCCACGGCGGCGCGCCCATCCCCGTGCCCGGGAGGCCCATGCCGGAGGAATATAAAGGGGAAAACGTGGAATGGGTGGAGAAAGGGTGCGAAAATCTCATTCATCATATTAAAACCGTGAAGAAGGCGGGGATCAACCCCGTGGTCTGCATCAACGCCTTCAAGACCGATACCAAGAACGAGATCAAGGTCGTCCGCCGCCTGGCCGAATCAGCCGGCGCCCGAGTGGCCGTCTCCAATCATTGGGAGAAGGGGGGCGAGGGCGCCCTTGAGTTTGCGGATGCGGTGATTGATGCCTGCAATGAACCGAACAAGTTCAAATATCTCTATGAGCTCAAGACCCCGCTCCGCAGCCGAATCGAGATGATTGCGGAACAGGTCTACGGCGCAGACGGTGTCGAGTATTCCCAGGAGGCTCTGGACAAGGCCAAGCGGATTGAAGAGGACAAGGAGCTTTCAAAGCTTGGGACCTGCATGGTCAAGACGCACCTCAGCCTGGCGGATAATCCCATGATCAAAGGGGTTCCCAAGGCATGGAAGCTCCGTATCCGGGACATTCTCATGTATAAGGGGGCCGGCTTTGTGGTCCCCGTAGCCGGGACCATCAGCCTGATGCCGGGCACGGCCTCGGATCCGGCGTTCCGCCGTGTGGACGTGGACGTCAAGACAGGAAAGGTCAAAGGCGTATTCTAAGGGACTCATGAGGCCCGCTGTTTCCGATGCCGTCAAGCTTGATGGTCGTGGGCGCTTTAGGAGATGACGCATGTTCGATATGAACCGTGGATCCCGGCATACCCTTCTCCCCATCGGATTGATGATCCTGGCCGGTATCCTGGGGAACCTCATGGCAAGCGGACTTGCCCTGGTCGTTCCACGCGGGCCCGCACACGAAATCCTGACCTTCGGCTATGGTTTCGGGATCAATCCGCCGTGGGTCCTGGACCTTTCGGTGATGACGCTGACGTTCGGCTTCAGCCTGAAGGTGACCATCGTGGGCGCGCTCTTCATGATTGTTGTTCTGCTTCTGTACAAAAAAATCTGAGAGGAGAGGGAACCGCCCTGCGATCTTCAAATGCCGTCCTATTCATGAATAGGACCACTAAGTCATAGCCGCTATGAAACTTTGCAAGGTAACCTTTCTGCCTGAGACCCGAAGCGTGTCGGTTCA
This Nitrospirae bacterium CG2_30_53_67 DNA region includes the following protein-coding sequences:
- a CDS encoding formate--tetrahydrofolate ligase (catalyzes the formation of 10-formyltetrahydrofolate from formate and tetrahydrofolate), with protein sequence MALDPKKHADWQIAEDAETRMKTVYQLADELGLEKEELLPHGHYVAKVDFSKLLKRIADRPDGKYIDVTAITPTPLGEGKSTSTMGLTQGLGMRGKKVTAAIRQPSGGPTMNIKGSAAGGGLSQCIPLTPFSLGLTGDINAIMNAHNLAMVALTSRMQHEFNYGDKELTKRKLTRLNIDPNNVEMGWIMDFCAQSLRNIIIGIGGKMDGFMMRSKFGIAVSSEIMAILAVSTDLKDMRERMGRIVVAYNKKGDPVTTTDLEVAGAMTAWMVEALNPNLLQTIEGQPVFVHAGPFANIAIGQSSIIADRIGLKLSEYHVTESGFGADIGFEKFWNLKCRFSGLKPHTAVIVATIRALKCHGGAPIPVPGRPMPEEYKGENVEWVEKGCENLIHHIKTVKKAGINPVVCINAFKTDTKNEIKVVRRLAESAGARVAVSNHWEKGGEGALEFADAVIDACNEPNKFKYLYELKTPLRSRIEMIAEQVYGADGVEYSQEALDKAKRIEEDKELSKLGTCMVKTHLSLADNPMIKGVPKAWKLRIRDILMYKGAGFVVPVAGTISLMPGTASDPAFRRVDVDVKTGKVKGVF